In Aliamphritea ceti, a single window of DNA contains:
- the dusB gene encoding tRNA dihydrouridine synthase DusB, giving the protein MFQIGNHTIDSQVILAPMAGVTDLPFRQLCKQLGAGMAASEMVTSDTRLWNTRKSSLRLQSDSNDPLRVVQIAGGDPQMMADAARLNVANGAHIIDINMGCPAKKVCNKAAGSALLKDEDLVRDILETTVAAVDVPVTLKIRTGWSPDNRNGVTVARIAEDAGIQALAVHGRTRSCGYKGGVEYDTIAAIRQTIDIPLFANGDITTPQQASEVLNFTGADAVMVGRAAQGNPWIFREINHYLATGKELSPPKGTEVRNTLLEHLNALYNFYDEYLGIRIARKHVGWYLKDKPGGADFRKAFNSLETCSQQRDAIKAYFAELANASAAA; this is encoded by the coding sequence ATGTTTCAAATCGGAAACCATACCATTGACAGTCAGGTTATTCTGGCACCAATGGCAGGCGTCACTGACCTACCGTTCAGACAACTGTGTAAGCAGTTAGGGGCGGGGATGGCGGCTTCCGAAATGGTTACTTCTGATACCCGGCTTTGGAACACCCGAAAATCCAGCCTGCGTCTGCAATCCGATAGCAATGATCCTTTACGTGTCGTCCAGATCGCCGGCGGTGATCCTCAGATGATGGCTGATGCTGCCCGGCTTAATGTCGCCAATGGTGCGCATATTATCGACATTAATATGGGCTGCCCAGCCAAGAAAGTCTGTAACAAAGCCGCTGGTTCAGCATTGCTAAAAGATGAAGACCTGGTACGTGACATTCTCGAAACTACAGTAGCTGCTGTAGATGTGCCGGTGACGCTTAAAATCCGCACCGGATGGTCTCCGGATAACCGTAACGGTGTAACCGTTGCACGCATTGCAGAAGATGCAGGTATTCAGGCGCTGGCTGTTCATGGCCGTACCCGAAGCTGTGGCTATAAAGGTGGCGTCGAGTACGACACCATTGCAGCAATTCGTCAGACTATTGATATCCCTTTATTTGCCAATGGCGATATTACGACACCGCAGCAAGCCAGTGAAGTGCTTAACTTTACCGGTGCAGATGCAGTCATGGTAGGCCGGGCCGCACAGGGAAATCCGTGGATTTTCCGGGAGATAAATCACTACCTTGCTACTGGAAAAGAATTATCCCCACCTAAAGGGACAGAAGTCAGAAACACCTTATTAGAGCACCTGAATGCGCTTTACAATTTCTATGATGAATACTTAGGTATTCGTATAGCCCGTAAACACGTGGGCTGGTACCTCAAAGATAAACCTGGTGGTGCTGACTTCCGTAAAGCTTTTAACTCACTAGAAACATGTTCGCAGCAGCGTGATGCGATCAAGGCCTATTTTGCTGAACTTGCTAATGCAAGTGCGGCGGCCTGA
- the purH gene encoding bifunctional phosphoribosylaminoimidazolecarboxamide formyltransferase/IMP cyclohydrolase: MAEQKNTPVRRALISVSDKTGIVEFAQALNQRGVEILSTGGTYKLLQDNQVPAVEVSDYTGFPEMMDGRVKTLHPKVHGGILGRRGTDDGIMNEHGINPIDMVVVNLYPFEQTIARPDCDLPLAIENIDIGGPTMVRSAAKNHKDVAIVVCADNYNRIITELDENQGLSHATRFDLAVQAFEHTAAYDGMIANYLGAITDGTEAEPATFPRTFNTQFVKAQEMRYGENPHQRAAFYVESNPTEASVATARQLQGKALSFNNVADTDAALECVKPFAEPACVIVKHANPCGVAIGADLLEAYNKAYQTDPTSAFGGIIAFNRELDATTAQAIIDRQFVEVIIAPTVTQEASDIVAGKPNVRLLACGEWNAERTQRFDYKRVNGGLLVQDQDLGMVSASDLQVVTKKQPGEQEMRDLLFCWEVAKFVKSNAIVYAKDGQTIGIGAGQMSRVYSAKIAGIKAADEGLVVPGSVMASDAFFPFRDGIDSAAAAGISAVIQPGGSMRDQEIIAAADEHGIAMVFTGMRHFRH; encoded by the coding sequence ATGGCAGAGCAAAAAAATACCCCGGTTCGTCGAGCGCTGATCAGCGTTTCAGACAAAACCGGTATCGTTGAATTCGCCCAGGCTTTGAATCAGCGCGGCGTTGAAATCCTTTCTACCGGCGGCACATACAAGCTACTGCAAGACAACCAGGTTCCTGCGGTTGAAGTATCTGATTACACCGGATTCCCTGAGATGATGGATGGCCGGGTTAAAACTCTGCACCCGAAAGTACATGGTGGTATTCTCGGCCGTCGTGGTACCGATGATGGCATTATGAATGAGCACGGCATCAACCCTATCGATATGGTTGTTGTTAACCTGTATCCGTTTGAGCAAACCATCGCCCGTCCGGATTGCGACCTGCCACTGGCAATTGAAAATATCGATATCGGCGGCCCTACGATGGTTCGCTCTGCTGCCAAAAACCATAAAGATGTTGCTATCGTTGTCTGTGCAGACAACTACAACCGCATCATTACTGAACTGGATGAAAACCAAGGGCTGAGCCATGCAACCCGTTTCGATCTGGCAGTTCAGGCTTTTGAACACACCGCTGCCTATGACGGCATGATCGCTAACTACCTGGGTGCGATCACCGACGGTACCGAAGCAGAGCCAGCAACCTTCCCGCGCACATTCAACACCCAGTTTGTTAAAGCCCAGGAAATGCGTTACGGCGAAAACCCACATCAGCGTGCAGCATTTTATGTTGAATCAAATCCAACTGAAGCCAGTGTAGCCACCGCTCGTCAGTTACAGGGTAAGGCACTGTCATTCAACAACGTTGCCGATACGGATGCTGCTCTGGAATGTGTTAAGCCTTTCGCTGAGCCTGCCTGCGTCATTGTTAAACACGCTAATCCATGTGGTGTTGCTATTGGCGCTGATCTGTTAGAAGCCTACAACAAGGCTTATCAGACAGATCCTACATCTGCATTTGGCGGCATTATTGCTTTCAACCGCGAGTTAGATGCAACTACCGCTCAAGCAATTATTGACCGTCAGTTTGTTGAAGTAATCATTGCACCAACGGTTACTCAGGAAGCATCTGATATTGTTGCAGGTAAGCCAAATGTGCGTTTACTGGCATGCGGTGAATGGAATGCTGAACGTACCCAGCGCTTTGACTATAAGCGCGTCAATGGTGGTCTTTTGGTTCAGGATCAGGACCTGGGCATGGTCAGCGCAAGCGATCTGCAGGTTGTTACCAAGAAACAGCCTGGTGAACAGGAAATGCGTGACCTGCTGTTTTGCTGGGAAGTCGCTAAGTTCGTTAAATCTAATGCCATTGTCTACGCTAAAGACGGCCAGACTATCGGCATAGGTGCAGGTCAGATGAGCCGTGTATACAGCGCCAAAATTGCCGGTATTAAAGCCGCCGATGAAGGCCTTGTCGTACCAGGTTCAGTTATGGCTTCCGATGCTTTCTTCCCATTCCGCGATGGTATCGACTCCGCTGCAGCTGCAGGTATTTCTGCAGTCATTCAGCCAGGTGGCTCAATGCGGGATCAGGAAATTATTGCCGCAGCAGATGAACATGGCATCGCCATGGTCTTCACCGGCATGCGTCACTTCCGTCACTAA
- the prmA gene encoding 50S ribosomal protein L11 methyltransferase, translating into MPWLQIKLDVSPDNAEPYEDLLLAAGCAAVTFTDQADQPIFEPDLGTTPLWSNTVLTGLFSADHDLEATLSFLRQAHEDQFTGIPFPNCKTEILEDKDWEREWMDNYQPMQFGKRLWVCPSWKDTPNPDAVNLMLDPGLAFGTGTHPTTALCLEFLDGLELTDKKVTDYGCGSGILGIATLLLGADKVTAVDIDVQALTASKDNLNRNGLPEDRMQVYLPEQTPEHQADVLVANILAGPLVELAPTLSKHTLSGGQLVLSGLLSHQEEEIREAYDNDFELDPVCEREGWIRITGIKR; encoded by the coding sequence ATGCCATGGCTGCAGATCAAACTGGATGTTTCCCCGGACAACGCCGAACCTTACGAAGACCTTTTACTGGCAGCCGGCTGTGCTGCAGTTACTTTTACTGACCAGGCAGACCAGCCTATCTTCGAACCGGACTTAGGCACAACTCCGTTATGGAGCAACACGGTATTAACAGGACTGTTTTCCGCCGATCATGATCTCGAAGCCACACTGAGCTTTCTTCGACAGGCTCACGAAGACCAGTTCACTGGAATCCCCTTCCCTAATTGCAAAACAGAAATCCTGGAAGATAAAGACTGGGAACGGGAATGGATGGATAACTACCAGCCAATGCAATTTGGTAAACGCCTCTGGGTTTGTCCTAGTTGGAAAGATACTCCGAACCCTGATGCCGTCAACCTTATGCTCGACCCGGGCCTTGCATTTGGTACAGGTACACACCCAACCACAGCCTTATGTCTGGAATTCCTTGACGGCCTTGAACTGACTGATAAAAAAGTAACCGATTACGGTTGCGGTTCAGGCATCCTGGGAATTGCCACGCTTTTGCTTGGTGCTGATAAAGTAACCGCTGTAGATATCGACGTACAGGCACTTACCGCCAGCAAAGACAACCTAAACCGCAACGGTCTTCCCGAAGATCGCATGCAAGTTTACCTGCCAGAACAAACTCCGGAACATCAGGCAGATGTACTTGTTGCAAATATCCTTGCCGGCCCCCTGGTTGAACTGGCACCGACACTCAGTAAACATACCCTAAGCGGTGGACAGCTGGTTCTCTCTGGCCTGTTGAGCCATCAGGAAGAAGAAATCCGTGAAGCCTATGACAATGATTTTGAATTGGATCCTGTTTGCGAACGCGAAGGCTGGATCCGCATTACCGGTATCAAGCGATAA
- the purD gene encoding phosphoribosylamine--glycine ligase: MQILVIGSGGREHALAWQAAQDDNVSKVFVAPGNAGCTLEAKVENVAIDVMDQDALVAFAQNNQIALTIVGPEAPLVEGIVDRFESEGLRCFGPSKGAAQLEGSKAFTKDFLERHKIPTGYYQNFTEIEPALTYVREQGAPIVIKADGLAAGKGVIVAMTLEEAEAAVRDMLAGNAFGEAGHRVVIEEFLEGEEASFIVMVDGKNVLPMATSQDHKRAANGDTGPNTGGMGAYSPAPVVTPDIHNRIMAEVITPTVNGMAEEGNTYVGFLYAGLMIAADGTPKVIEYNCRFGDPETQPIMMRLKSSIVELANAALDGKLDSTTAEWDPRCAVGVVLAADGYPGNYPKGDVISLPEQAPADSKVFHAGTSEKDGDIVTSGGRVLCAAALGDNVTEAQQLAYKLTTMINWKGVYYRDDIAYRAIARENT; this comes from the coding sequence ATGCAAATCTTAGTCATTGGTTCCGGTGGACGGGAACACGCCCTTGCATGGCAAGCCGCTCAGGATGACAACGTCAGCAAAGTATTTGTTGCACCAGGCAATGCCGGCTGCACACTAGAAGCCAAAGTGGAAAATGTTGCTATTGATGTTATGGATCAGGATGCCCTGGTAGCATTTGCCCAGAACAACCAGATTGCTCTGACCATTGTAGGCCCGGAAGCGCCACTGGTAGAAGGCATTGTAGACCGCTTTGAAAGCGAAGGTCTGCGCTGCTTTGGCCCGAGCAAAGGCGCCGCACAACTGGAAGGATCTAAGGCTTTTACCAAGGACTTCCTGGAACGCCACAAAATTCCAACTGGCTACTATCAAAACTTCACTGAAATTGAACCTGCACTAACTTATGTTCGTGAGCAAGGTGCTCCGATCGTAATTAAAGCCGATGGTCTGGCAGCGGGCAAAGGTGTAATTGTTGCTATGACGCTGGAAGAAGCAGAAGCAGCAGTACGCGATATGCTGGCAGGCAACGCCTTTGGTGAAGCTGGCCACCGCGTGGTTATCGAAGAGTTTCTGGAAGGCGAAGAAGCCAGCTTTATCGTCATGGTCGACGGTAAAAATGTACTGCCAATGGCAACCAGCCAGGACCATAAGCGCGCAGCAAATGGTGACACGGGCCCTAACACGGGTGGCATGGGCGCTTACTCCCCGGCCCCGGTTGTAACTCCGGATATCCACAACCGCATCATGGCTGAGGTTATTACCCCAACAGTTAACGGTATGGCAGAAGAAGGCAATACCTATGTTGGCTTCCTGTATGCAGGTCTGATGATCGCCGCTGACGGCACACCAAAAGTAATTGAATACAACTGCCGTTTCGGAGACCCTGAAACCCAGCCAATCATGATGCGTCTGAAATCAAGCATTGTTGAACTGGCTAACGCAGCTCTGGATGGCAAACTGGACAGCACCACCGCTGAATGGGATCCCCGTTGCGCAGTAGGTGTCGTACTGGCAGCAGACGGCTACCCTGGCAACTATCCGAAGGGCGATGTTATCAGCCTGCCGGAACAGGCACCTGCTGACAGCAAGGTATTCCATGCTGGCACCAGCGAGAAAGATGGCGACATCGTCACCAGTGGCGGTCGTGTACTCTGCGCAGCAGCACTGGGCGATAACGTTACTGAAGCACAACAACTGGCTTACAAACTGACAACAATGATCAACTGGAAAGGCGTGTATTACCGCGATGATATCGCATACCGGGCAATCGCCCGGGAAAATACATAA
- the upp gene encoding uracil phosphoribosyltransferase: MRVNEINHPLVKHKLGLMRAASVSTRSFRQLAAEVGCLLTYEATKDLATETYQLEGWCGEITAERIKGKKITVVPILRAGIGMLDGVLDLLPSAKISVVGLYRDEETLQPVAYFEKLAHDIDERMSLIIDPMLATGGSMNATIDMLKKAGCSSIRALVLVAAPEGIKAVQEAHPDVEIFTAALDSHLNEQGYIIPGLGDAGDKIFGTK; this comes from the coding sequence ATGCGTGTTAATGAAATAAACCATCCGCTGGTAAAACACAAATTGGGCCTGATGCGGGCAGCAAGCGTTAGCACCCGCAGCTTTCGGCAGCTGGCTGCGGAAGTAGGTTGTTTACTGACCTATGAAGCCACTAAAGATCTGGCAACTGAAACCTATCAGTTGGAAGGTTGGTGCGGTGAAATAACAGCAGAGCGAATTAAAGGTAAGAAAATTACAGTTGTGCCAATCCTGCGTGCAGGTATTGGTATGTTGGATGGTGTGCTTGATTTACTGCCAAGTGCCAAGATTAGCGTAGTTGGTTTGTATCGTGATGAAGAGACATTACAACCTGTCGCGTATTTTGAAAAACTGGCGCATGACATTGATGAGCGGATGTCTCTGATCATTGATCCGATGCTTGCAACAGGCGGTTCGATGAATGCCACTATTGATATGCTGAAGAAAGCTGGCTGTAGCAGTATTCGTGCACTTGTTTTAGTTGCGGCACCTGAGGGTATTAAGGCTGTTCAGGAGGCGCATCCTGATGTAGAGATTTTTACCGCTGCACTGGATAGTCATCTGAATGAGCAGGGCTATATTATCCCTGGTCTCGGGGATGCCGGAGATAAGATTTTTGGTACTAAGTAA
- the fis gene encoding DNA-binding transcriptional regulator Fis yields the protein MENNIHTQPFTPELPTESSHRTLRDSVETSLSDYFHQLDGQPVTDVYQMVLSEIEAPLFEAVMTYTKDNQTKASEVLGLNRGTLRKKLKQYGLL from the coding sequence GTGGAAAACAATATACATACCCAGCCGTTTACCCCAGAACTACCAACTGAAAGTTCACACCGCACCTTGCGTGACAGTGTTGAAACATCTTTATCGGATTACTTCCATCAACTGGATGGTCAACCGGTAACAGATGTCTATCAGATGGTTCTGTCGGAAATCGAAGCACCACTGTTTGAAGCAGTGATGACCTACACCAAGGATAACCAGACCAAAGCATCAGAAGTACTCGGCCTTAACCGTGGTACCCTGCGTAAGAAGCTGAAACAATACGGTCTCCTGTAA
- the accC gene encoding acetyl-CoA carboxylase biotin carboxylase subunit: MLEKVVIANRGEIALRILRACKELGIKTVAIHSTADRDLMHVRLADEAVCIGPAPSPQSYLNIPAIIAAAEVTDSTGIHPGYGFLAENADFAERAEQSGFAFIGPKAETIRLMGDKVSAIAAMQKAGVPTVPGSDGELPEDSEEVLAIGRRIGYPVIIKAAAGGGGRGMRVVHNEAHLLNAIYVTKAEAKGAFGDDTVYMEKFLENPRHVEVQVLSDGQGNAIHLYDRDCSLQRRHQKVVEEAPAPHLDPESRAQVLQSCVDACLEINYRGAGTFEFLYENGCFYFIEMNTRVQVEHPVSEMVTGVDIVKEQLRIASGLPLTIKQEDIKLNGHSIECRINAEDPVTFMPSPGKITHFHAPGGIGVRVDSHLYSGYSVPPHYDSLIAKLITYGDSREVALRRMEIALDEMLIDGIKCNIPLHQDIVKDTNFAEGGVNIHYLEKKLGLD; the protein is encoded by the coding sequence ATGTTAGAAAAAGTAGTCATTGCCAACCGTGGCGAGATCGCTTTGCGTATCCTGCGGGCCTGTAAGGAACTAGGCATCAAAACTGTTGCCATTCATTCCACAGCAGACCGTGACCTGATGCACGTTCGCCTGGCGGACGAAGCCGTTTGTATCGGCCCTGCACCGTCACCGCAAAGCTATCTGAATATTCCGGCAATTATTGCCGCTGCTGAAGTAACTGATTCCACGGGTATCCACCCGGGTTACGGTTTCCTGGCAGAAAATGCTGATTTTGCTGAACGCGCTGAGCAAAGCGGTTTTGCATTTATTGGCCCTAAAGCTGAGACCATTCGCCTGATGGGCGACAAAGTATCTGCAATTGCAGCAATGCAAAAAGCTGGTGTACCAACAGTACCTGGTTCAGACGGTGAACTGCCTGAAGACAGCGAAGAAGTGTTAGCTATCGGTCGCCGTATCGGCTATCCGGTTATCATCAAAGCAGCTGCCGGTGGCGGTGGTCGCGGTATGCGCGTTGTACACAACGAAGCACACCTGCTAAACGCTATCTACGTAACTAAAGCAGAAGCCAAAGGCGCTTTTGGTGACGACACGGTTTACATGGAAAAATTCCTGGAAAACCCACGTCACGTTGAAGTTCAGGTTCTGTCTGATGGTCAGGGCAATGCTATCCATCTGTATGACCGTGACTGCTCTTTGCAACGCCGTCATCAGAAAGTGGTTGAAGAAGCACCAGCACCACATCTGGATCCGGAATCCCGTGCCCAGGTACTGCAAAGCTGTGTTGATGCCTGTCTTGAAATTAACTACCGTGGCGCAGGCACCTTCGAGTTCTTGTATGAGAATGGCTGCTTCTATTTCATTGAAATGAACACTCGCGTCCAGGTAGAGCACCCAGTATCTGAAATGGTTACCGGTGTTGATATCGTTAAAGAACAGCTGCGCATTGCCTCTGGCCTGCCGCTGACAATTAAGCAGGAAGATATCAAACTGAACGGTCATTCAATTGAATGCCGAATCAATGCTGAAGACCCGGTAACCTTCATGCCAAGTCCAGGTAAGATCACCCACTTCCATGCCCCAGGTGGCATTGGCGTGCGAGTTGATTCTCATCTGTACAGCGGTTACAGCGTACCACCACACTACGATTCTCTGATTGCTAAGCTGATCACTTACGGTGACTCCCGTGAAGTGGCTCTGCGTCGCATGGAAATCGCTCTGGATGAAATGCTCATCGACGGTATCAAGTGCAACATTCCTCTGCACCAGGATATCGTTAAGGATACGAACTTCGCCGAAGGCGGAGTAAATATCCATTATCTGGAAAAGAAACTGGGTCTAGACTGA
- a CDS encoding DUF2333 family protein, with translation MEWLQRTWLRLWDRLTAITLGIKGVGIAVAALVLYLVVATGVGVYWSIEPSGFEVRAELAEDGKTPVVGTATLNALIGVTEVLLDKPGGYLYNDRMPPGLWLDNIPNWEFGVLVQARDMARALRKDFSRSQSQSTEDVDLIQAEPLLHFDNNSWLLPATESEYRKGVKALLAYEVRLARNDDAAQFYARADNLRDWLADVSTRLGSLSQRLSASVGQKRVNTDLAGDNAARQSTVAATELEIKTPWLEIDDVFYEARGTAWALIHLLKAVEQDFAPALEKKNALISLRQIIRELESTQSTIWSPMILNGTEFGFLSNHSLVMASYISRANAAIIDLRELLSQG, from the coding sequence ATGGAATGGTTGCAACGGACGTGGTTGCGTCTGTGGGATAGATTAACCGCAATTACATTGGGTATAAAAGGTGTTGGAATTGCCGTTGCTGCTCTGGTGTTGTATTTGGTGGTCGCGACAGGGGTAGGGGTATACTGGAGTATTGAGCCTTCGGGTTTTGAAGTGCGTGCTGAGCTGGCTGAGGATGGTAAAACACCGGTCGTTGGAACAGCAACGCTGAATGCTTTGATAGGCGTGACGGAAGTGTTACTCGATAAACCAGGTGGTTATTTATATAACGACCGTATGCCACCGGGCCTGTGGCTGGATAACATTCCAAATTGGGAGTTTGGTGTGTTGGTGCAGGCGCGGGATATGGCGCGTGCGCTGCGTAAAGACTTTAGTAGGTCTCAGTCACAATCTACAGAGGACGTTGATTTAATACAGGCGGAGCCATTACTTCACTTTGACAATAATAGTTGGCTGTTGCCGGCTACTGAATCTGAGTACCGTAAAGGTGTGAAAGCTTTGCTGGCTTACGAAGTGCGTCTGGCGCGTAATGATGATGCTGCGCAGTTTTATGCCCGTGCTGATAATTTACGTGACTGGCTGGCAGATGTTTCTACCCGGCTTGGCAGTTTGTCACAGCGGTTAAGTGCGAGTGTAGGGCAGAAAAGAGTGAACACTGATTTAGCTGGCGATAATGCTGCGCGTCAGTCAACGGTTGCTGCAACTGAGCTGGAGATTAAAACGCCCTGGCTGGAAATAGATGATGTGTTTTATGAGGCACGTGGCACGGCATGGGCGCTTATTCATTTGTTGAAAGCTGTTGAACAGGACTTCGCGCCTGCACTGGAAAAGAAAAATGCGTTGATTAGTCTGCGTCAGATTATTCGGGAGTTGGAGTCAACACAGTCCACTATCTGGAGTCCGATGATTTTGAATGGTACTGAGTTTGGTTTTCTGTCTAATCATTCTTTGGTAATGGCTTCGTATATTTCCCGGGCGAATGCGGCAATTATTGATTTGCGTGAGTTGTTGTCTCAGGGGTAA
- a CDS encoding DUF3426 domain-containing protein, whose translation MKQERLITECPACKARFQVTSGQLKIAHGKVRCGTCLEVFNAQLCKIPEPKPQHTALQQTVPQHSAPQERPATKLSTDTAQNLSQTIQPKRPAIPKAFIPAKTPAVTEQPQTKQTPAIDLDKPVQALFTDTATQETITKRTVARKPISQISSDTYTLPAQQSVEEIQNQTLEQPVSLHIRHAKSAITRQPETQAKQSTTATSPATKTVQPAKPKNQQQTLATAIDEAHQINNDGQNEKIRLALHQHQTSYQVQTNDHGYLNPAEKKLQELLRNAGNPLTATETASHDEVAPSPDNLPHSSILALHPDTEDKDTNFIPQQTEPVMIRATTRYPSQTITFSFITLLALSTLLLQYMWFERNTLIQQPALAKLYKPVCEQIKCQLSVPQSVANIQTEQLIVQEHKDYQGVLKISMLLQNKAVFEQPFPAIELAFSDRSGEIVKRRTFQPAEYLNTTVFSPVSMPLENSIQVHFDILDPGRAAVGYEVNLHPSSLTNSQL comes from the coding sequence GTGAAGCAAGAACGCCTGATTACAGAATGCCCAGCCTGCAAAGCTCGCTTTCAGGTAACCAGTGGACAATTAAAAATAGCTCATGGCAAGGTACGTTGCGGTACCTGCCTTGAGGTATTCAATGCTCAATTATGCAAAATACCTGAACCTAAACCGCAACACACAGCTCTCCAACAAACAGTTCCTCAACACTCAGCTCCTCAAGAAAGGCCTGCAACAAAGCTCAGTACAGATACTGCTCAGAACTTATCGCAAACGATACAGCCCAAACGCCCGGCAATTCCCAAAGCATTTATTCCAGCTAAAACACCAGCAGTTACGGAACAGCCACAAACAAAACAGACACCAGCTATCGATCTCGATAAGCCCGTACAGGCTTTGTTTACAGATACAGCAACACAAGAAACAATAACTAAACGAACTGTCGCCAGAAAACCGATATCTCAAATAAGCTCAGATACATACACGCTACCTGCGCAACAATCTGTTGAAGAAATACAAAACCAGACACTTGAGCAGCCAGTAAGCTTACATATTCGGCACGCCAAATCTGCAATAACCAGGCAGCCAGAGACACAGGCAAAGCAATCAACAACAGCTACATCACCTGCCACAAAAACTGTCCAGCCAGCCAAGCCAAAAAATCAGCAACAAACATTAGCGACAGCCATCGATGAAGCACATCAGATTAATAACGATGGGCAAAATGAGAAAATTCGCCTGGCCTTGCATCAGCATCAAACCAGTTATCAGGTTCAGACTAACGATCATGGTTATCTGAACCCTGCCGAAAAGAAGTTACAGGAACTATTGCGCAATGCCGGCAATCCACTGACTGCAACTGAAACAGCCAGCCATGATGAAGTAGCTCCTTCGCCGGATAACCTGCCCCACAGCAGCATTCTCGCACTGCATCCGGATACTGAAGATAAAGACACTAACTTTATACCTCAGCAAACAGAACCAGTAATGATTCGGGCAACAACCCGATACCCCAGCCAAACTATTACTTTCAGTTTTATAACTTTACTGGCCTTAAGTACCCTGCTTCTGCAATACATGTGGTTTGAACGTAACACCCTGATACAACAGCCAGCACTGGCAAAACTTTACAAACCCGTGTGCGAACAGATTAAGTGCCAATTATCTGTACCGCAAAGTGTTGCCAATATTCAAACCGAGCAATTAATTGTGCAAGAGCACAAAGATTATCAGGGCGTGCTAAAAATCAGCATGCTTCTTCAAAACAAAGCAGTATTTGAGCAGCCGTTTCCAGCAATTGAACTGGCTTTTTCTGATCGTAGTGGCGAAATCGTAAAGCGCCGAACCTTTCAGCCGGCGGAGTACCTGAACACAACAGTATTTAGCCCCGTGAGTATGCCCCTTGAGAACAGCATCCAAGTCCACTTTGATATCCTCGACCCTGGTCGAGCCGCAGTTGGTTATGAAGTCAACTTACACCCCTCAAGCCTGACAAATTCACAGCTATAA
- the aroQ gene encoding type II 3-dehydroquinate dehydratase: MAKILVLNGPNLNLLGTREPEVYGTTTLQDINVRLQSLAMQEGHQLECLQSNAEHVLIDRIHQARDEQTDFIIINPAAFTHTSVALRDALLGVAIPFIEIHISNVHARETFRSHSYLSDVAVGVICGLGTLGYELALQSAISRLEKP, encoded by the coding sequence ATGGCTAAAATCCTTGTTCTGAACGGCCCTAACCTTAACCTTCTCGGCACCCGGGAACCAGAGGTATACGGTACCACGACACTGCAGGACATCAATGTACGCTTACAATCGCTTGCCATGCAGGAAGGTCATCAGCTGGAATGCCTGCAAAGCAATGCTGAACACGTACTTATTGACCGGATTCACCAGGCACGTGACGAACAGACTGACTTCATCATTATAAACCCGGCAGCTTTCACCCACACCAGTGTGGCATTACGTGATGCGTTGCTGGGCGTCGCTATTCCTTTTATCGAAATTCATATTTCGAATGTACACGCCAGAGAAACTTTTCGCAGCCACTCATATCTATCTGATGTAGCTGTTGGCGTAATCTGCGGTCTGGGCACCCTGGGATACGAATTAGCACTACAGTCGGCGATTAGTCGGCTGGAAAAACCTTAA
- the accB gene encoding acetyl-CoA carboxylase biotin carboxyl carrier protein, with amino-acid sequence MDIRKVKKLIELLEESNINEIEIKEGEESVRISRGSNLVAAPVAAAPMAVAPVAAAPAPAPVAAAPVAAPANNNALKSPMVGTFYRSPSPTSPAFIEVGSTVKVGDPICIVEAMKMMNQIEADKAGVVEAILVEDGQPVEFDQPLVNIV; translated from the coding sequence ATGGACATTCGCAAAGTAAAAAAACTGATCGAGTTGCTGGAAGAATCAAACATCAACGAGATTGAAATCAAAGAAGGTGAAGAATCCGTACGCATCAGCCGCGGTTCTAACCTGGTAGCAGCCCCAGTTGCCGCTGCCCCAATGGCTGTCGCACCTGTTGCTGCCGCTCCGGCTCCTGCACCAGTTGCTGCGGCACCGGTTGCTGCGCCAGCCAACAACAATGCACTTAAGTCACCAATGGTTGGTACTTTCTACCGTTCTCCATCTCCAACCTCTCCGGCATTCATCGAAGTCGGCTCTACTGTTAAAGTTGGCGACCCGATCTGTATCGTTGAAGCAATGAAGATGATGAATCAGATTGAAGCAGACAAAGCGGGTGTTGTTGAAGCCATTCTTGTTGAAGACGGCCAGCCAGTGGAGTTCGATCAGCCGCTGGTGAACATCGTATAA